From a single Candidatus Bathyarchaeia archaeon genomic region:
- the mtrH gene encoding tetrahydromethanopterin S-methyltransferase subunit H, producing the protein MKRFYISSRDEVELLKFDREQQVFEIGSGVTVGGQPGEYPTVLIGSIFYSGHKIVKNHLTGEFEKSEAEALINRTEELSDKVGNPHMLDVVGSNAEALIKYVDFIADVTDQPFLIDGPSPSVRIPAAKHAAEVGLMGRAVYNSIDEHTGVEEVKAIKEIGVKSSMLLAFSMKKIWPEGRIEVLKGYEGREGLVDLAHRAGIVNILVDTAVLDLASVGLAAKAVYLVKSELGLPAGCGPCNASTTWTKGKEKYGDTAYQACDSAVDAVVQLNGGNFVLYGPIREAERVFPVCGLVDALIAYTNKRYGVTPKVKNHPIYKVW; encoded by the coding sequence GTGAAGCGTTTTTATATTTCCTCTAGAGATGAGGTTGAGTTGCTGAAGTTTGATAGGGAGCAGCAGGTCTTCGAAATAGGGTCTGGGGTGACGGTGGGTGGTCAGCCAGGTGAATACCCAACCGTTCTGATAGGATCCATATTCTACAGCGGACATAAAATAGTGAAGAATCATTTAACAGGCGAATTCGAGAAGAGCGAGGCTGAAGCGCTGATCAATAGGACAGAGGAGCTTTCAGATAAGGTGGGTAACCCTCACATGTTGGATGTAGTGGGCTCAAATGCTGAGGCTTTGATTAAGTACGTTGATTTCATCGCCGACGTAACGGATCAGCCCTTCCTGATAGATGGGCCCTCCCCATCGGTGAGGATTCCAGCCGCGAAGCATGCGGCTGAAGTGGGGCTGATGGGTAGAGCTGTATACAACTCCATAGACGAGCATACGGGAGTGGAGGAGGTTAAAGCCATCAAGGAGATAGGCGTTAAATCCTCCATGTTGCTGGCTTTCTCCATGAAGAAGATTTGGCCTGAAGGCAGGATAGAGGTTTTAAAAGGCTATGAAGGGAGGGAAGGGTTGGTGGATCTGGCTCATCGAGCGGGAATAGTGAACATTCTTGTGGACACGGCTGTTCTCGATTTGGCCAGCGTTGGGTTGGCCGCCAAGGCCGTCTACTTGGTGAAAAGTGAACTCGGCTTACCCGCGGGCTGCGGGCCCTGCAACGCCTCAACCACATGGACAAAAGGAAAAGAAAAGTACGGTGACACGGCGTATCAGGCCTGCGACTCAGCCGTGGACGCGGTTGTCCAGCTCAACGGAGGAAACTTCGTCCTCTACGGGCCTATAAGGGAGGCTGAACGCGTTTTCCCAGTCTGCGGCCTAGTCGACGCCCTAATAGCCTACACTAACAAAAGATACGGCGTGACCCCAAAGGTGAAGAATCACCCAATCTATAAAGTCTGGTAA
- a CDS encoding nucleotidyltransferase domain-containing protein codes for MDRFERVVECLKRYKPEKIIVFGSYARAEVDEYSDLDFVVIKKTNKRFMERLIEVAKLIDNDLGKVDVFVYTPREFQEMVEGGNPFIEEVSKDGRIVYEEKEGKKR; via the coding sequence ATGGACAGATTTGAAAGGGTTGTGGAGTGTCTCAAACGATACAAACCTGAAAAAATCATTGTTTTTGGCTCCTACGCGAGGGCAGAGGTGGATGAGTACAGCGACTTGGATTTCGTGGTGATAAAAAAAACGAATAAGAGGTTTATGGAAAGGTTGATCGAAGTGGCGAAATTGATAGACAACGATCTGGGAAAGGTAGACGTGTTCGTGTATACGCCTAGGGAATTTCAGGAGATGGTGGAGGGGGGGAATCCGTTTATAGAAGAGGTTTCAAAAGACGGGAGGATCGTATATGAGGAGAAGGAGGGTAAAAAGCGATGA
- a CDS encoding HEPN domain-containing protein — MKLNREDALRWLEQAEHNLKVAEHNFKANFYSDTCFMAEQTAQVALKAFIIYHRRRAIWEHSIQELARICSQYDKDFEEFIEYGKILDRYYIPTRYPDALASPAVPYKTYTEKDAREALNLVKKMVNKVSEKIKKE, encoded by the coding sequence ATGAAGCTAAACAGAGAAGATGCTCTAAGATGGCTTGAACAGGCGGAGCATAACCTTAAAGTCGCTGAGCACAACTTCAAAGCAAATTTTTACTCCGATACTTGCTTTATGGCGGAGCAAACCGCGCAGGTGGCGCTTAAGGCGTTCATAATCTACCATAGGAGGCGCGCAATCTGGGAACATTCGATTCAAGAGCTCGCTAGAATCTGCTCCCAATACGATAAAGATTTTGAAGAATTTATCGAGTATGGAAAAATATTGGATAGGTATTACATCCCCACCCGGTACCCTGACGCGCTGGCAAGCCCCGCGGTTCCCTACAAAACATATACAGAAAAAGACGCTCGGGAGGCTTTAAATTTAGTAAAGAAGATGGTAAACAAAGTTTCGGAGAAGATAAAGAAGGAGTAA
- a CDS encoding cysteine synthase family protein yields the protein MNKLFPTRTVSSRSLRVGNTPLKRVYGDRSLGIYAKLEWYNPFGSVKDRAAYYMIRSAEARGDLKPRHTVVIEPTSGNTGIALAGIAGALGYEVEVVVPSQVSVETKMLLRRMEARVWEAEDDLCPRVGRGTDQAISLAHGLVKSYEGRYFMPNQYENQDNVKAHYETTGPEIWRQTGGRVTHFVAGVGTGGTIVGVGKFLKERKSEVKVYAVEPMPGHNLQGLRNLQESDTPKILEEGMDVIDDWIKVSDDDAFKRACELFADKGVPAGPSSGAAYYGALTIAENVKKGFVVTVFPDSRHRHESTFNKWIKGELKRGK from the coding sequence GTGAACAAACTCTTCCCCACCAGAACAGTTTCTTCTAGAAGTTTAAGGGTCGGCAACACTCCTTTAAAGCGGGTTTACGGTGATCGAAGCCTGGGGATATACGCTAAGCTTGAATGGTATAACCCCTTCGGATCCGTGAAAGACAGGGCAGCCTACTACATGATTAGGAGCGCCGAGGCGCGGGGGGATCTTAAGCCTAGGCACACCGTTGTGATCGAGCCCACCAGCGGGAACACTGGCATTGCTTTGGCTGGGATCGCTGGAGCGTTAGGCTACGAGGTTGAGGTTGTGGTCCCTTCTCAGGTGAGCGTTGAAACAAAGATGCTTCTAAGACGGATGGAGGCTAGGGTCTGGGAGGCTGAAGACGATTTATGCCCGAGGGTTGGCCGGGGAACAGATCAAGCCATAAGCTTGGCCCACGGGTTGGTGAAAAGCTATGAAGGCAGATATTTTATGCCCAATCAATATGAGAATCAAGACAACGTGAAGGCCCATTACGAGACGACGGGCCCTGAGATCTGGAGGCAAACAGGGGGCAGGGTAACCCACTTTGTGGCCGGTGTGGGAACAGGAGGCACCATAGTAGGGGTGGGGAAATTCCTTAAAGAAAGAAAAAGCGAGGTGAAGGTTTACGCGGTAGAACCCATGCCAGGCCATAACCTTCAGGGCCTCAGAAACCTACAGGAGTCTGACACGCCTAAAATCCTTGAGGAGGGAATGGACGTTATAGACGATTGGATAAAGGTTTCGGACGACGACGCGTTCAAACGCGCTTGCGAATTGTTCGCGGATAAGGGGGTTCCCGCTGGGCCTTCATCAGGCGCCGCCTACTATGGGGCCTTAACAATCGCGGAGAACGTGAAAAAAGGCTTCGTTGTCACCGTTTTCCCCGACAGCAGACATCGACATGAAAGCACATTTAACAAATGGATCAAGGGAGAGCTTAAACGCGGAAAATGA